The following proteins are encoded in a genomic region of Micromonospora olivasterospora:
- a CDS encoding C39 family peptidase, which translates to MEERVNDNLKRQLRRLATERPYQFVAGSAAALVLASGTGALLANGDDAAAPRQTTTAVAEIAPRLDDTATRSQARAAAEVAPSASPSATSAAPNPDLTAAAAPKPTASKPAAPKPPSSKVLDYDYQAQTTYYNCGPAAVRNALSATGIDSDQGTLGAKLGTTEMGTNSAEDTTRVLNQMVKGNPYKTRMIPGNAATPAQMDQLQSDVVNAISAGRGVVVNIAGDATDVDGGWHSFPGGHYIAVVGYEDQGRTVKIADSANPAVPSYWISTIALANWAATRGYSA; encoded by the coding sequence GTGGAGGAACGCGTGAACGACAACCTGAAGCGGCAGCTGCGCCGTCTCGCCACCGAGCGGCCGTACCAGTTCGTCGCCGGCTCGGCCGCGGCGCTCGTGCTGGCCTCCGGCACCGGGGCCCTGCTCGCCAACGGCGACGACGCCGCCGCCCCCCGGCAGACCACGACGGCCGTCGCCGAGATCGCCCCCCGCCTCGACGACACGGCGACCCGGAGCCAGGCACGGGCCGCGGCCGAGGTGGCGCCCAGCGCCTCGCCGAGCGCCACCTCGGCCGCGCCGAACCCGGACCTGACTGCCGCGGCGGCCCCCAAGCCGACCGCGTCGAAGCCGGCCGCCCCGAAGCCGCCGTCGTCCAAGGTCCTCGACTACGACTACCAGGCGCAGACGACCTACTACAACTGCGGTCCCGCCGCCGTGCGCAACGCGCTCTCGGCCACCGGCATCGACAGCGACCAGGGCACGTTGGGCGCCAAGCTCGGCACCACCGAGATGGGCACCAACTCGGCCGAGGACACCACCCGGGTGCTCAACCAGATGGTCAAGGGCAACCCGTACAAGACCCGGATGATCCCGGGCAACGCCGCCACCCCGGCGCAGATGGACCAGCTCCAGTCCGACGTGGTCAACGCGATCTCGGCCGGGCGGGGCGTCGTGGTGAACATCGCCGGCGACGCCACCGACGTCGACGGGGGCTGGCACTCGTTCCCCGGCGGCCACTACATCGCCGTCGTCGGGTACGAGGACCAGGGCCGCACGGTGAAGATCGCCGACTCGGCCAACCCGGCCGTGCCGTCGTACTGGATCAGCACGATCGCCCTGGCGAACTGGGCCGCCACCCGCGGCTACTCGGCCTGA
- a CDS encoding bifunctional cytidylyltransferase/SDR family oxidoreductase, whose amino-acid sequence MTQDHTTGPDAAPETPWRPARTVAVVLAGGTGTRLGLGIPKQLLKIAGKPIIEHTLAVFEAAPEIDEIIVLMAAGHVDEAQQIVDKAGFRKVSKVIEGGDTRNATTRIALDAVGEGDVNILFHDAVRPLVSARIVRECVNALWTYSAVDVAIPSADTIIQVDENDCITDIPVRSTLRRGQTPQAFRSGTIREAYRIAAGDPDFAATDDCGVVLRYLPGTPIKVIDGSDENIKVTHPVDVHLADKLFQLAAAQAPRLTDQRAYTEELTGRTVVVFGGSYGIGHELTELARGYGAQVFPFSRSTTGTHVERAEDVEAALKSAFEATGRIDHVVVTAGILEKGELTEMDQETMDRVLNVNFVGPVTIARQSLPYLQQTKGQLLLYTSSSYTRGRARYALYSATKAALVNLTQALADEWADYGVRVNCINPERTATPMRTKAFGEEPEHTLLAAETVAQSSLDVLISELTGQVIDVRRAPGEAPAAGIPGQAGKPATPAAAG is encoded by the coding sequence ATGACGCAGGACCACACCACTGGCCCGGACGCCGCACCGGAGACCCCGTGGCGGCCCGCGCGCACAGTGGCGGTGGTGCTGGCCGGCGGCACGGGGACCCGGCTGGGCCTCGGCATCCCGAAGCAGCTGCTGAAGATCGCCGGCAAGCCGATCATCGAGCACACCCTGGCGGTCTTCGAGGCGGCGCCCGAGATCGACGAGATCATCGTGCTGATGGCCGCCGGGCACGTCGACGAGGCCCAGCAGATCGTCGACAAGGCCGGCTTCCGCAAGGTCAGCAAGGTCATCGAGGGCGGCGACACCCGTAACGCCACCACCCGGATCGCCCTGGACGCCGTCGGCGAGGGCGACGTCAACATCCTCTTCCACGACGCCGTGCGGCCACTGGTGAGCGCCCGCATCGTGCGCGAGTGCGTCAACGCGCTCTGGACGTACTCGGCCGTCGACGTGGCCATCCCGTCGGCCGACACGATCATCCAGGTCGACGAGAACGACTGCATCACCGACATCCCGGTGCGCTCCACCCTGCGCCGCGGCCAGACCCCGCAGGCGTTCCGCTCGGGCACGATCCGGGAGGCGTACCGGATCGCGGCGGGCGACCCGGACTTCGCCGCCACCGACGACTGCGGCGTGGTGCTGCGCTACCTGCCCGGCACCCCGATCAAGGTGATCGACGGCTCGGACGAGAACATCAAGGTCACCCACCCGGTCGACGTGCACCTGGCCGACAAGCTGTTCCAGCTCGCCGCCGCGCAGGCGCCCCGGCTCACCGACCAGCGCGCCTACACCGAGGAGCTGACCGGCCGGACCGTCGTCGTCTTCGGCGGCAGCTACGGCATCGGCCACGAGCTGACCGAGCTGGCCCGCGGCTACGGCGCGCAGGTCTTCCCGTTCAGCCGCTCCACCACCGGCACCCACGTCGAGCGCGCCGAGGACGTCGAGGCCGCGCTGAAATCCGCCTTCGAGGCCACCGGCCGGATCGACCACGTGGTCGTCACCGCCGGCATCCTGGAGAAGGGCGAGCTGACCGAGATGGACCAGGAGACGATGGACCGGGTCCTGAACGTCAACTTCGTGGGCCCGGTCACCATCGCCCGGCAGTCCCTGCCCTACCTGCAGCAGACCAAGGGTCAGCTGCTGCTGTACACCTCCAGCTCGTACACCCGGGGCCGGGCCCGCTACGCGCTCTACTCGGCGACCAAGGCCGCCCTGGTCAACCTGACCCAGGCCCTCGCCGACGAGTGGGCCGACTACGGCGTACGGGTCAACTGCATCAACCCGGAGCGCACCGCCACCCCGATGCGCACCAAGGCGTTCGGCGAGGAGCCGGAGCACACCCTGCTCGCCGCCGAGACGGTCGCCCAGTCGTCGCTGGACGTGCTGATCTCGGAGCTCACCGGCCAGGTCATCGACGTACGCCGGGCGCCGGGCGAGGCGCCCGCGGCGGGCATCCCCGGCCAGGCCGGCAAGCCGGCGACCCCGGCGGCGGCCGGCTGA
- a CDS encoding ABC transporter ATP-binding protein: MVEHIEASNDVTVTLPRITERVPTVVVDDAHVIYRVHKGATGGTSPVAALRRIVSRTSAPNVREVHAVKGVSFTAYRGEAIGLIGTNGSGKSTLLRAIAGLLPVNRGAVYTQGQPSLLGVNAALLNDLSGERNVTLGCLAMGMHPDDVARITPEVIEFSGINERGDFASLPMRTYSSGMSARLRFSIAAAKKHDVLLIDEALATGDKGFRKRSEQRVRELRESAGTVFLVSHQLSSVRDTCERTIWLESGVLRMDGPTDEVLRAYEDFTNKK, from the coding sequence GTGGTTGAGCACATCGAGGCGTCCAACGACGTCACGGTGACCCTGCCGAGGATCACCGAGCGCGTCCCGACCGTGGTGGTCGACGACGCGCACGTGATCTACCGGGTGCACAAGGGCGCCACGGGCGGCACCAGCCCGGTGGCCGCCCTGAGGCGGATCGTGTCCCGCACGTCCGCGCCGAACGTCCGCGAGGTGCACGCGGTCAAGGGCGTCAGCTTCACCGCGTACCGGGGCGAGGCGATCGGGCTGATCGGCACCAACGGCTCCGGCAAGTCGACCCTGCTGCGGGCCATCGCCGGCCTGCTGCCGGTGAACCGGGGCGCGGTCTACACGCAGGGCCAGCCGTCGCTGCTCGGCGTCAACGCCGCCCTGCTCAACGACCTCTCCGGTGAGCGGAACGTCACACTGGGTTGCCTGGCCATGGGCATGCACCCCGACGACGTCGCCCGGATCACGCCCGAGGTCATCGAGTTCTCCGGCATCAACGAGCGCGGGGACTTCGCCTCGCTGCCGATGCGGACGTACTCCTCCGGCATGTCCGCCCGGCTGCGGTTCTCGATCGCGGCGGCGAAGAAGCACGACGTGCTGCTGATCGACGAGGCGCTCGCGACCGGCGACAAGGGCTTCCGCAAGCGCAGCGAGCAGCGGGTGCGCGAGTTGCGGGAGAGCGCCGGGACGGTGTTCCTGGTCAGCCACCAGCTCTCGTCCGTCCGGGACACCTGCGAACGGACGATCTGGCTGGAATCGGGCGTGCTGCGGATGGACGGCCCGACCGACGAGGTGCTGCGCGCCTACGAAGATTTCACCAACAAGAAGTAG
- a CDS encoding ABC transporter permease, whose product MANTALADPDAGLPQAQLAARYGLRVAGERPPLAEYARRLWAYRHFIAAYSNAKLVASFSNARLGQLWQVLTPLTNAAVYYLIFGLVLDQKSIPNFIAYLTTGLFIFNFTQTTVQNGTQSITGNLGLIRALHFPRACLPLAVMLTQFQQLLASLLVLVGIVLVTGEPLTVEWLLLVPAVLLQAVFNAGLTMAVARMGAKIADLKQVMPFVMRTWMYGSGVLYSVALFEERLPGWATRLVEANPMLVYIELARHALLEGAPLLSSSMLQAWSYAVGWAVVMGVGGFIYFWRGEQEYGRG is encoded by the coding sequence ATGGCCAACACCGCGCTGGCCGACCCCGACGCCGGCCTGCCCCAGGCGCAGCTGGCCGCCCGGTACGGGCTGCGGGTCGCCGGCGAGCGGCCGCCCCTGGCGGAGTACGCCCGCCGACTGTGGGCGTACCGGCACTTCATCGCCGCGTACTCCAACGCCAAGCTGGTCGCCTCGTTCAGCAACGCCCGGCTCGGGCAGCTGTGGCAGGTGCTCACCCCGCTGACCAACGCCGCGGTCTACTACCTGATCTTCGGCCTGGTACTGGACCAGAAGAGCATCCCGAACTTCATCGCGTACCTCACCACCGGGCTGTTCATCTTCAACTTCACCCAGACCACGGTGCAGAACGGCACCCAGTCGATCACGGGCAACCTCGGGCTGATCCGGGCGCTGCACTTCCCCCGGGCCTGCCTGCCGCTGGCCGTCATGCTCACCCAGTTCCAGCAGCTGCTGGCCTCGCTGCTGGTGCTCGTCGGCATCGTGCTGGTGACCGGCGAGCCGCTCACCGTCGAGTGGCTGCTGCTGGTCCCGGCGGTACTGCTCCAGGCCGTGTTCAACGCGGGGCTGACCATGGCGGTCGCCCGGATGGGCGCGAAGATCGCCGACCTCAAGCAGGTCATGCCGTTCGTCATGCGCACCTGGATGTACGGCTCCGGCGTGCTCTACAGCGTCGCCCTGTTCGAGGAGAGGCTGCCGGGCTGGGCCACCCGCCTGGTCGAGGCGAACCCGATGCTGGTCTACATCGAGCTGGCCCGGCACGCGCTGCTGGAGGGCGCGCCGCTGCTCAGCTCGTCGATGCTTCAGGCGTGGTCGTACGCGGTGGGCTGGGCGGTCGTGATGGGCGTCGGGGGTTTCATCTACTTCTGGCGGGGCGAACAGGAGTACGGCCGTGGTTGA
- a CDS encoding TetR/AcrR family transcriptional regulator, which produces MLRGEITTAIRRALMQELAAVGYGRLSIEAVARRAGVGKTAIYRRWSSKLELVLEVVAAAAGSKLPALDTGTLRGDLTLLFQVLAHALRHPLASQIIPDLLAEAARNPEIDETLQALLRAKQQEIGGSLVARAVRRGELPADTDPDAAVDLIVGPLYWRLAIARTAPTEAYLDALVEAVAAGLGAAPTPPRQRAVLPAAPA; this is translated from the coding sequence GTGCTCCGGGGGGAGATCACCACGGCCATCCGGCGCGCGTTGATGCAGGAGCTCGCCGCCGTCGGCTACGGCCGGCTCTCCATCGAGGCGGTCGCCCGCCGGGCCGGGGTCGGCAAGACGGCGATCTACCGGCGGTGGAGCTCGAAGCTGGAGCTGGTGCTGGAGGTCGTGGCCGCCGCCGCCGGCAGCAAGCTGCCCGCGCTGGACACCGGCACGCTGCGCGGCGACCTCACCCTGCTGTTCCAGGTGCTGGCGCACGCCCTGCGCCACCCGCTCGCCTCGCAGATCATCCCGGACCTGCTCGCCGAGGCGGCCCGCAACCCGGAGATCGACGAGACCCTGCAGGCGCTGCTGCGCGCCAAGCAGCAGGAGATCGGCGGCTCGCTCGTCGCCCGGGCCGTCCGGCGCGGCGAGCTGCCGGCCGACACCGATCCCGACGCGGCCGTGGACCTGATCGTCGGGCCGCTGTACTGGCGGCTGGCCATCGCCCGCACCGCGCCGACCGAGGCGTACCTCGACGCGCTGGTCGAGGCGGTGGCGGCCGGGCTCGGCGCCGCCCCGACCCCGCCCCGGCAGCGCGCCGTCCTGCCCGCCGCCCCCGCCTGA
- the lhgO gene encoding L-2-hydroxyglutarate oxidase: MTRFVVVGGGIVGLAVAHRLMTDRPGDSVTVLEKEAGWAAHQTGHNSGVIHAGVYYKPGSLKATLCRAGSASMVEFCAEHGLSYDICGKLIVATDPAELPRLHALHERAVANGLPVRLIEAAEAAEYEPHVAAVAALHVASTGIVDFGAVCRTLAGLLAAGGADLRTRTEVTGVASRPEGVVVNTTGGDVVGDVLINCAGLHADRISRLAGVPTPVRIVPFRGEYYELTPQRRGLVRGLIYPVPDPQFPFLGVHLTKMIDGSVHAGPNAVLATAREGYSWGRFSPRDVWDELTYRGLWALGRRHYRYGLTEVARSLSRKRFAASLARLVPELTTDDIVRAGAGVRAQAIRPDGGLVDDFLIVEADRQVHVLNAPSPAATSSLEIARHIVSRLPLDAPR; this comes from the coding sequence ATGACGAGGTTCGTGGTCGTGGGTGGCGGCATCGTCGGCCTGGCCGTGGCGCACCGGCTGATGACCGACCGACCCGGCGACTCGGTGACCGTGCTGGAGAAGGAGGCCGGCTGGGCGGCCCACCAGACCGGCCACAACTCGGGCGTGATCCACGCCGGGGTCTACTACAAGCCGGGCAGCCTCAAGGCGACCCTGTGCAGGGCCGGCAGCGCGTCGATGGTCGAGTTCTGCGCCGAACACGGGCTGTCGTACGACATCTGCGGCAAGCTGATCGTGGCCACGGACCCGGCGGAGTTGCCGCGGCTGCACGCGCTGCACGAACGGGCGGTGGCCAACGGCCTGCCGGTGCGGCTGATCGAGGCGGCGGAGGCCGCCGAGTACGAGCCGCACGTCGCGGCGGTGGCCGCGCTGCACGTCGCCTCGACCGGCATCGTCGACTTCGGGGCGGTCTGCCGCACGCTCGCCGGGCTGCTCGCCGCCGGGGGCGCCGACCTGCGTACGCGCACCGAGGTGACCGGGGTCGCCAGCCGGCCCGAGGGCGTGGTGGTGAACACCACCGGCGGCGACGTGGTCGGCGACGTGCTGATCAACTGCGCGGGCCTGCACGCCGATCGGATCTCCCGGCTGGCCGGGGTGCCGACGCCGGTGCGGATCGTGCCGTTCCGGGGCGAGTACTACGAGCTGACCCCCCAGCGTCGCGGTCTGGTGCGCGGGCTGATCTACCCGGTGCCGGATCCGCAGTTCCCGTTCCTCGGGGTGCACCTGACCAAGATGATCGACGGCAGCGTGCACGCCGGCCCGAACGCCGTGCTGGCCACGGCCCGGGAGGGCTACTCGTGGGGGCGGTTCAGCCCGCGCGACGTCTGGGACGAGCTGACCTACCGGGGCCTGTGGGCGCTGGGCCGCCGGCACTACCGGTACGGCCTGACCGAGGTGGCCCGGTCGCTGTCGAGGAAACGGTTCGCCGCCAGCCTGGCCCGGCTGGTCCCGGAACTGACCACGGACGACATCGTCCGGGCCGGCGCGGGGGTGCGCGCCCAGGCGATCCGGCCCGACGGCGGCCTCGTGGACGACTTCCTGATCGTCGAGGCGGACCGGCAGGTGCACGTGCTCAACGCGCCCTCCCCCGCCGCGACCAGCTCGCTGGAGATCGCCCGGCACATCGTCTCCCGGCTGCCGCTGGACGCGCCGCGCTGA
- a CDS encoding DegT/DnrJ/EryC1/StrS family aminotransferase, whose product MSEVIALGQPTVGDAELAAIAEVFASGWLAGSGPTSRRFEERFAAAVGTRHALATSNCGSALHLALLTLGVNPGDEVIVGDYTFPATGHSVLWTGAKPVFADVRPDTWTVDPAAVEAAVTPRTVGIIAVDAFGQPADYDELRAIADRHGLFLVEDAACSAGATYKGRPAGSLADVATFSFHGRKGITAGEGGAYVTDRDDLAAHARKLHTYGVEGALTRAELSHLPIPTFTELGYNYRLSDVAAAIMIAQLDRLPDLLVAKRRTAARYGELLKDHELITTPYEAPDREHPWQSYVVTIDPSVDRGAVALELRQRGVQCTFGTYASHVQPLYGQTAPCPVSADLFARHLAIPMHANLTDAQVETVAATLVDVVNSAATGR is encoded by the coding sequence ATGTCTGAGGTCATCGCGCTCGGTCAACCCACGGTCGGTGACGCCGAACTCGCCGCCATCGCCGAGGTCTTCGCCTCCGGCTGGCTCGCGGGGTCCGGTCCCACCAGCCGCCGGTTCGAGGAGCGGTTCGCCGCCGCCGTCGGCACCCGCCACGCCCTCGCCACCAGCAACTGCGGCTCGGCGCTGCACCTCGCGCTGCTCACCCTCGGAGTCAACCCGGGTGACGAGGTGATCGTCGGGGACTACACGTTCCCCGCCACCGGCCACTCGGTGCTGTGGACGGGGGCCAAGCCCGTCTTCGCCGACGTCCGTCCGGACACCTGGACCGTCGACCCGGCCGCGGTCGAGGCGGCGGTCACCCCGCGCACGGTCGGCATCATCGCCGTGGACGCGTTCGGCCAGCCGGCCGACTACGACGAGCTGCGGGCCATCGCCGACCGGCACGGGCTGTTCCTGGTCGAGGACGCCGCCTGCTCGGCGGGCGCGACGTACAAGGGGCGCCCCGCCGGCAGCCTGGCCGACGTGGCCACGTTCAGCTTCCACGGCCGCAAGGGGATCACGGCGGGGGAGGGCGGCGCGTACGTCACGGACCGCGACGATCTCGCCGCGCACGCCCGCAAGCTGCACACCTACGGGGTGGAGGGGGCGCTCACCCGGGCCGAGCTGTCCCACCTGCCGATCCCGACCTTCACCGAGCTGGGCTACAACTACCGGCTCTCCGACGTGGCGGCGGCCATCATGATCGCGCAGCTCGACCGCCTGCCGGACCTGCTCGTGGCGAAGCGGCGCACCGCCGCCCGCTACGGCGAGCTGCTCAAGGACCACGAGCTGATCACCACGCCGTACGAGGCGCCCGACCGCGAGCACCCGTGGCAGTCGTACGTGGTCACTATCGATCCCTCGGTGGACCGCGGCGCGGTCGCCCTCGAGTTGCGTCAGCGCGGCGTGCAGTGCACCTTCGGGACGTACGCCTCGCACGTCCAGCCGCTCTACGGCCAGACGGCGCCCTGCCCGGTGTCCGCGGACCTGTTCGCCCGGCACCTGGCCATCCCGATGCACGCCAACCTCACCGACGCCCAGGTCGAGACCGTCGCCGCCACCCTGGTCGACGTCGTCAACAGCGCGGCCACCGGCCGCTGA
- a CDS encoding NAD-dependent epimerase/dehydratase family protein yields MSKQTVFITGGAGFIGLHVVPLLLEKGYRVRIFDNMFRGDRDRVAELVATGDVELIDQDVRYGGAVHAAMKGCEYVIHLAAVSINKSQADPYESIDINMVGNHNVFAAAADHGVKRLVFASSASVYGDPKKLPMHEDDRLDPLTPYCISKRAGEDLLGFYQRSKGLNWIALRFFNVYGPGQKPTAYYTSVINHFVKRLKNGEPPVIDGKGEQSMDFIHVHDIARSVVAALEAEQGNVPVNIGTGIDTSVATLAEILIKAVGVDVEPQFNPREVLVSRRAADITRAREVLGWEPTIAVEDGMTDLIKTEVA; encoded by the coding sequence ATGTCGAAGCAGACCGTCTTCATCACCGGAGGCGCGGGCTTCATCGGCCTGCACGTGGTGCCGTTGCTGTTGGAGAAGGGCTACCGGGTCCGCATCTTCGACAACATGTTCCGCGGCGACCGGGACCGGGTCGCCGAGCTGGTGGCCACCGGCGACGTGGAGCTGATCGACCAGGACGTCCGCTACGGCGGCGCCGTGCACGCGGCCATGAAGGGCTGCGAGTACGTCATCCACCTCGCCGCCGTCTCGATCAACAAGAGCCAGGCCGACCCGTACGAGTCGATCGACATCAACATGGTCGGCAACCACAACGTCTTCGCGGCCGCCGCCGACCACGGCGTAAAGCGGCTGGTGTTCGCGTCCTCCGCCTCGGTGTACGGCGACCCGAAGAAGCTGCCGATGCACGAGGACGACCGCCTCGACCCGCTCACCCCGTACTGCATCTCGAAGCGGGCCGGCGAGGACCTGCTCGGCTTCTACCAGCGCAGCAAGGGCCTGAACTGGATCGCCCTGCGCTTCTTCAACGTGTACGGCCCGGGCCAGAAGCCGACCGCGTACTACACCTCAGTGATCAACCACTTCGTGAAGCGGCTGAAGAACGGCGAGCCGCCGGTCATCGACGGCAAGGGCGAGCAGTCGATGGACTTCATCCACGTGCACGACATCGCGCGCTCGGTCGTCGCCGCGCTGGAGGCGGAGCAGGGCAACGTGCCGGTCAACATCGGCACGGGCATCGACACCTCCGTCGCCACCCTGGCCGAGATCCTGATCAAGGCGGTCGGGGTCGACGTCGAGCCGCAGTTCAACCCGCGTGAGGTGCTGGTCAGCCGCCGGGCGGCGGACATCACCCGGGCCCGCGAGGTGCTCGGGTGGGAGCCGACCATCGCGGTCGAGGACGGGATGACCGACCTGATCAAGACCGAGGTGGCGTGA
- a CDS encoding glycosyltransferase family 4 protein has product MRIAVVNNFFPPRPGGSSHLAAALAERYAAAGHEVLVLTAAYEGAPAEEQRSGYRVVRLPAMPMPKLGLSIDFDMAFALARPGNLRRVSRLLAEFRPDVIHQHGQFFDLSWISGWYARRHRVPVLLSIHTRLESPDPKYAALFRTLDRFLVKPIITRFRPRYVIMDELAAHYCAERYGATTADFDYIPVAVEPSRFEGTPETDVRARHGVGDGPLIVSLGHVIPLRDRLALVEALPAVLAKHPDTKVMIIGRVYYDAFAKRAAELGVGHAIITTGVVPPADVPAYFAAADVVAHDLQGGGFGTASLEAMAAGRATIGTVTETNFPAVRLRNWENFVLVRPNAPADLADAVIRLLDEPEEREWIAKRQRDLVYSHFTLDVVTRQHLDVFARMVGERA; this is encoded by the coding sequence GTGCGGATCGCGGTCGTCAACAACTTCTTCCCACCACGTCCCGGTGGGAGTTCGCACCTGGCCGCCGCCCTGGCGGAGCGGTACGCCGCGGCCGGTCACGAGGTCCTCGTCCTGACCGCCGCCTACGAGGGCGCGCCGGCGGAGGAGCAGCGGAGCGGTTACCGCGTCGTCCGGCTGCCGGCCATGCCGATGCCGAAGCTGGGCCTGTCCATCGACTTCGACATGGCCTTCGCGCTGGCCCGACCCGGCAACCTGCGCCGGGTCTCCCGGCTGCTGGCCGAGTTCAGGCCCGACGTGATCCACCAGCACGGCCAGTTCTTCGACCTGAGCTGGATCTCCGGCTGGTACGCGCGTCGCCACCGGGTGCCGGTGCTGCTGTCCATCCACACCCGGCTGGAGAGCCCCGACCCGAAGTACGCCGCGCTGTTCCGGACGCTGGACCGGTTCCTGGTCAAGCCGATCATCACGCGGTTCCGCCCCCGGTATGTGATCATGGACGAGTTGGCGGCCCACTACTGCGCGGAGCGCTACGGCGCGACCACGGCGGACTTCGACTACATCCCGGTCGCCGTCGAGCCGAGCCGATTCGAGGGCACCCCGGAGACCGACGTGCGCGCCCGGCACGGCGTCGGCGACGGCCCGCTGATCGTGTCGCTGGGCCATGTGATCCCGCTGCGGGACCGGCTGGCCCTGGTCGAGGCGCTGCCGGCCGTCCTGGCGAAGCACCCGGACACCAAGGTGATGATCATCGGCCGGGTCTACTACGACGCGTTCGCCAAGCGGGCCGCGGAGCTGGGCGTCGGCCACGCGATCATCACCACCGGCGTCGTGCCGCCGGCCGACGTGCCGGCCTACTTCGCCGCCGCCGACGTGGTGGCCCACGACCTGCAGGGCGGCGGCTTCGGCACCGCCAGCCTGGAGGCGATGGCCGCCGGGCGGGCGACGATCGGCACGGTCACCGAGACGAACTTCCCGGCCGTGCGGCTGCGCAACTGGGAGAACTTCGTGCTGGTCCGGCCGAACGCCCCGGCCGACCTCGCGGACGCGGTGATCCGGCTGCTGGACGAGCCGGAGGAGCGGGAGTGGATCGCCAAGCGGCAGCGCGATCTCGTGTACTCGCACTTCACCCTCGACGTGGTCACCCGCCAGCATCTGGACGTCTTCGCCCGGATGGTGGGGGAGCGGGCGTGA
- a CDS encoding acyltransferase → MFSDDERSNRLRAGIVNDFVGGFLNDVERARFLGLPETTRIRERTKIVSPENLVMGEHCWIGENTVLDASGGLEIGDHTSIGLNCLVFTHSSWLANMTLENYSGSDLIERKPVKIGKGCFIGGNSVIMMGVTIGDCATVSPLSVVTKDVPAYSLVSGNPARVFQRYDQEHIKAEAERVRAENAARRAAAQARGEAPVWGSPAVRRDGQ, encoded by the coding sequence ATGTTCTCCGACGACGAGCGCAGCAACCGGCTGCGTGCCGGCATCGTGAACGACTTCGTCGGCGGCTTCCTCAACGACGTCGAGCGGGCCCGCTTCCTCGGCCTGCCCGAGACCACCCGGATCCGGGAGCGTACGAAGATCGTCAGCCCGGAGAACCTGGTCATGGGCGAGCACTGCTGGATCGGGGAGAACACCGTCCTGGACGCGAGCGGCGGCCTGGAGATCGGCGACCACACCAGCATCGGGCTGAACTGCCTGGTGTTCACGCACTCCAGCTGGCTGGCGAACATGACGCTGGAGAACTACTCCGGCAGCGACCTCATCGAGCGCAAGCCGGTCAAGATCGGCAAGGGTTGCTTCATCGGGGGCAACAGCGTGATCATGATGGGTGTCACCATCGGTGACTGCGCGACCGTCAGCCCCCTGTCGGTGGTGACCAAGGACGTTCCCGCCTACAGTCTGGTGTCGGGCAACCCCGCCCGCGTGTTCCAGCGCTACGACCAGGAGCACATCAAGGCCGAGGCGGAGCGGGTCCGCGCCGAGAACGCCGCCCGGCGGGCCGCGGCACAGGCGCGCGGAGAGGCACCCGTCTGGGGCTCGCCCGCGGTGCGCCGTGACGGGCAGTGA
- a CDS encoding acyl carrier protein has translation MTLTDRLRTVFVDALELPEGTDVESLTYRGIEQWDSLGHMTLVGAIEDEFDVQLETEQVIDMSSFKVALDMLRGLGVDE, from the coding sequence ATGACTCTCACCGACCGCCTGCGTACCGTCTTCGTGGACGCCCTGGAGCTGCCCGAGGGCACCGACGTGGAGAGCCTCACCTACCGCGGCATCGAGCAGTGGGACTCCCTCGGCCACATGACCCTGGTCGGCGCGATCGAGGACGAGTTCGACGTCCAGCTGGAGACCGAGCAGGTCATCGACATGAGCAGCTTCAAGGTCGCCCTCGACATGCTGCGAGGTCTCGGCGTCGATGAGTGA